The Christiangramia flava JLT2011 region TTATGGAAAAAATCGTCATCCTTCAGGTCTTTTTCACCAATTTCCACCATGTAGATCAGCACATCAGCATCTTCAAAAGCCGATTTCACAAAATCCATCATCGAGCTTTGTAATTCATAAGCAGGCTTAATGATTCCCGGTGTATCGCTCAAGATGGCCTGGAAATCCTCACCATTCACGATCCCCAGAATACGATGGCGAGTGGTCTGGGCCTTGGAGGTAATGATCGACAAACGTTCACCCACGAACGCATTCATCAAAGTTGATTTTCCCACGTTCGGGTTCCCGATGATATTTACAAATCCTGCCTTATGTTCCATTTTGCTGAAGTTTCTGCAAAAGTACGAACAATCTTGCCCACAGAATCATCCGAACAGCGGGATTTTGAATTTCGGCAAGGCTTCTTCTGAAATTGGTAGTTTTCAGCAGGCTATTTTAGCAATTCCTCAATGATAATCAGATAATTAGCCTCAGGCTTTTCATTCAAATTAAATTGACTATTTTTGCCCGCTTAAAATTCAAGCCAAATAGGAATGAAAAAAGTGCTGAACCTGTTCGATTTTTCTCAAAAAGTAAATTATAAAACCGAAATTCTTGCCGGGCTCACCGTTGCCCTGGCATTGATCCCGGAAGCAGTGGCTTTCGCCATGATCGCCAAACTATCCCCGCTTACCGGTCTTTACGCGGCTTTTATGATGGGATTGATCACGGCCATTCTTGGTGGTCGTCCAGGGATGATCTCTGGAGCAACCGGGGCGGTAGCCGTGGTGATCGTAGGTCTTTCCGTTTCTCACGGGCCGGAATATATCTTTGCAACCGTAGTTCTGGCTGGAATTTTACAGATCCTGGCCGGTGTCTTCAGGCTCGGAAAGCTCATTAGGCTCGTCCCGCAATCGGTCATCTTTGGTTTCGTGAACGGGCTTGCGGTCATCATTTTCACCTCCCAGCTCAACCAGTTCAAGGCGCCGAATGCCGCCGGGGAACTGGAGTGGATGACCGGGACACCCATGTTCATTTTCCTGGGACTGGTCTTGATCACCATGCTCATTATCTGGGGCCTTCCGAAGCTTACCAAAGTTTTCCCGGCTTCCCTGGCGGCGATCCTCACGGTTTTCGCAGTGGTAATGTTTTTTGGAATAGACACTAAAAATGTGGGCGACATGGCATCTATCAGCGGTGGCTTCCCTCCTTTCCATATTCCTGAAATCCCTGTGAGTTTTGAAACGCTGCAAATTATTTTCCCTTACGCATTGATCATGGCCGGTGTGGGATTGATCGAAAGTTTGCTCACGCTGAATATCGTAGACGAAATTACCGAAAGCCGCGGCCGTGGCAATAAAGAATGCGTGGCACAGGGAACCGCAAATATCTTTTCAGGTTTTTTCTCCGGAATGGGTGGTTGTGCCATGCTTGGGCAAAGTCTTATCAACGTTTCTTCGGGAGCTCGCGCTCGTCTCTCCGGAATTACCGCGGCGGTCATGCTATTGGTATTCATCATGTTTGGAGCCGATCTTATTGAAAAAGTTCCGATGGCCGCACTAACCGGGGTGATGATCATGGTTGCAGTGGGAACTTTTGAGTGGGCCAGTTTGAAAACCATCAACAAAATGCCGAAATCTGACGTGATCGTGATGGTCCTGGTAACCGCGGTGACCATCGTGCTTCACAATCTCGCCCTGGCGGTACTGATTGGCGTGATTATTTCCGCACTGGTTTTTGCCTGGGATAACGCTAAACGGATCAGGGCCCGCAAGCATATCGACGAAAATGGGGTGAAATATTATGAAATTTACGGGCCGCTTTTCTTCGGATCGATCAGCGCTTTCAACAGCAAATTCGATGTACA contains the following coding sequences:
- a CDS encoding SulP family inorganic anion transporter, producing MKKVLNLFDFSQKVNYKTEILAGLTVALALIPEAVAFAMIAKLSPLTGLYAAFMMGLITAILGGRPGMISGATGAVAVVIVGLSVSHGPEYIFATVVLAGILQILAGVFRLGKLIRLVPQSVIFGFVNGLAVIIFTSQLNQFKAPNAAGELEWMTGTPMFIFLGLVLITMLIIWGLPKLTKVFPASLAAILTVFAVVMFFGIDTKNVGDMASISGGFPPFHIPEIPVSFETLQIIFPYALIMAGVGLIESLLTLNIVDEITESRGRGNKECVAQGTANIFSGFFSGMGGCAMLGQSLINVSSGARARLSGITAAVMLLVFIMFGADLIEKVPMAALTGVMIMVAVGTFEWASLKTINKMPKSDVIVMVLVTAVTIVLHNLALAVLIGVIISALVFAWDNAKRIRARKHIDENGVKYYEIYGPLFFGSISAFNSKFDVQNDPEEVVIDFSESRVVDMSGIEALNKLTERYQKYGKKLHLKHLSKDCRQLLDNAEQIIEVNILEDPTYKVATDRL